GCAGTTTCCAGGTCGGCCTGCAGACAAAAAATGAATCAGCCAATACGGCTATCGATGAAGTACTGAAGGAGATTAATAAGATAAGAAGCGAGCCTGTTTCTGATATGGAACTTTCTGATGCGCAGTCGTTTCTTACCGGCAGTTTTCCGATGAAGATCGAGACGAGCTCTCGCATAGCGGGTTTCCTTGTTGCCGTTGAATACTACGGCCTCGGACCTGATTATATTGATAACTACCCTAAATTGATAAACAGTGTAACAAAAGAAGAGTTGCTGAGAGTCGCACATAAATATCTCCACCCTGAAAATTACACCCTTGTTGTAGTAGCGAAAGAGAAAGAAGCTGCAGTAAAGGAAAGATTCGAAAAATAACCCCTCGCAGATAAATCCATATTATCAAAAGGTTGTAATAATAATTTGAAATATCTTGTATATTATGATAATTATTAAGCATGAAATGTCATTTAGATAAACCACGTATTAAATACAACCGGCAAGCAGGAATTTTTCATGGCTAAGATAGATAAATATTTTAAAATCGTTCTCCAGAATGAAGCCAGCGACCTGCACCTTGGTTCCGGTGCAAAGCCGACTATGAGGAAGGAAGGCGAGCTTATTGCGATAGAAGATGAAATATTGCTCAATGACATTCTTCAGGATATGCTTTTTGAGATTATTACTGCGGGTCAAAAAGATATTTTTATCAAAAGAAAAGAGCTGGATTTTTCTTTTGAGGTGCCGTCAGGCCCAAGATTCAGGGTAAATTACTATATCGGCAACCGAGGGATTTGCGCGGCATTCAGGATCGTGCCTGTACGCATACCTTCTGTTAAAGAGCTTGGGCTTCCTGAACATATCCTAAGGTTCGCAGACATGAGCAACGGCCTTGTGCTTGTAACAGGCCCCACAGGCTGCGGTAAATCTACCACACTCGCTTCAATAATAGATCATATAAATGAGACCAGAAAAGATCATATTATTACAATTGAAGACCCTATTGAGTTCGCCTATAAAAACAAAAATTGTCTTATAAACCAGAGGGAACTTGGCGCCCATACTAATTCTTTTGCAAATGCCTTAAGGGCATCGCTTAGGGAGGATCCTGATGTTATCCTTGTCGGCGAGATGAGAGACCTTGAGACTATCGAGCTCGCAATAACTGCCGCAGAGACAGGGCAGCTTGTCTTTGCGACCCTGCATACGCCTTCTGCCGCGCAGAGCGTGGACAGGATCATTGATGTATTTCCTGAAGGTAAGCAGGCACAGATACGCACAATGCTCGCAGATACGCTTAAAGGGATAGTTGCCCAGCAGCTCCTTAAGAGGGCTGATAAGACAGGAAGGATCGTTGCAGTGGAAGTGCTTTTTGTAAACTATGCGGTCTCAAACCTTATCAGGGAGGGCAAGACATATCAGATCCCTTCTGTCATGCAGACTTCGAAGCAGGAACAAATGCAGATAATGGACGAAGAGATAATGAAGTATTTAATGCATAAAATAATCAATCCTGAAGAGGCATATCTGAAGGCAAATAATAAGAAGCTTTTTTCTCCATACCTGACCGGCGATAGCCATAAAGGAGGCGCACAATGAGAGAAAGAATTTTTCATAGACATAACATCCTGTTAATCACACTATTTTTAGTTTTATTTATTTCGGTAGGCAGCAGTACGGTTGGGGCAATAAGGAATGATTCAGAGCTTAAGACAATTTCTACCGGGATTGATGATCAGGTAGGAATAGCCCTTACCGTTTATAACGTTAACCTGGGGCTTGTTAAAGATGTGAGGGAACTGACGCTGGATAGGGGGATAGGAAATCTCAGGTTTATGGATGTGGCCTCAGGCATCATCCCGACAAGCGTATCAATAAGGTCACTGATAGACGCAAACAGCTTCAACATACTTGAACAGAATTACGAATATGACCTGCTTAATCCGCAGAAGCTTATGGATAAGTACGTCGGGAAGAAGGTGAAGCTATTCAATAAAAACCCTTATACCGAAAGGGAAGATATTGTAGATGCCACGCTTCTTTCGGATAACGGAGGGGTCATATATCAAATAGGTGATGAAATAACATTCAACTACCCTGGCAGAGTCATATTCCCTGAAGTACCTGATGACCTTATCTCAAAGCCCACACTCGTATGGATGTTTGAGAACACGCTCCCTTCAAAACAAAAGGTCGAGGCATCCTATCTTACAAACGGAATCAACTGGCGCGCTGATTACGTGGTAACGCTTAATGATAAAGATGATATGGCTAACCTCTCAGGATGGGTGACTATAGAAAACATGAGCGGCACTACATATAAGGATGCAAAGCTGAAGCTTGTTGCAGGTGATGTGAACAGGGTAAAAGATGAACGTGAATATGATGAAAGGATGATGTATGCGGCAAAGGCTATGGTATCAGAGGAGCAGTTCAAGGAAGATGCGTTCTTTGAGTATCACATATATACACTTCAGCGAAATTCAACCATCAAGAACAACCAGACAAAACAGATAAGCCTTGTTACCGCTGATGATATTCCAGTGAAAAAAGAATTTATTTTTCAGGGAGCGGCATATTACTACCGCACACAGTATGGGCAGCCTTTATCAAACCAGAAGGTTGGAGTTTACGTTGAGATAGCCAACATGGAAAAGCACAATCTGGGGATTCCTCTGCCTAAAGGCACGATCAGGATATATAAGAACGATAATGAAGGGAGCCTCCAGTTCGTTGGGGAGGACTCTATCGACCATACCCCGAAAGATGAGAAGATAAAGGTGAAGCTCGGAGATGCATTTGATGTTGTCGGCAGCAGGAAGCAGACAAGCTGGGAAAAGATAGCTTATGATACTTATGAAGCCGGATATGAGATATCGCTCAGGAACCACAAGAAAGAAGATATTGTTGTAAAAGTTGTTGAGCCGGTCCAGGGTGACTGGAAGATGATAAGCTCATCCCATGATTACAATAAGACAGAAGCATTCACAGCAGAATTCAATATCCATGTTCCCAAAGATAAAGAATTTAAACTCAATTATAAGGTAAGAATGAAGTTCTGATAAATATTTTGCAGATATTTAGGACTGCTACAAAATCCCTCCCCTTTTAACAGGGAGGGATTTTGTGTTTGGATGATTATTTTATTTATTTGTAACGGTAATCGATTGCGCCGCATTGCTTTCTCCGGCTTCCTTGTAGCTGGCTGTAATCTTGTCTCCGACCTTTATATCGTTGATTGATACGCCTTCATTACATTGTGCTACCTTTGTTTTATCATCAGTAGTTAAAATGATAACTGTGTCTTTCTTTTTTACTGTAACTGTGTTGTTAGCTGCGTTAACATCAGAAACACTTCCGGTAATCTGCCTTGCCCCTGAACTCTTTTTCTCAGAAGCATTAACTGAAACAACAAAAAACATGATTAAAACCATTGCTAAAAATACTGCTGTTATCTTTTTCATCCTGTGTTGCCTCCTTTTGGGACTGTGTTAGTTCGTCTTAAAGACGAATGAAATTAGCATTAAACGAATCCGCGTTCACTTCCTTTTTATGATTCGATATATTGCTCTCCTTTTTAACCCGAACAATGTTGCGATGCCGCTGGAAAACAAGACAGCTGTGGAAGGTTCAGGCGCCATTGAAGGCATAGAGTCGCCATCCCGTGCAGCCCAGGCATATCTGGTTAATCCTTTATCACTTACTCCCTGGGTGCCATATTTAAAGCTGTAACGCCATGCCTGAGAATTGTTTGCAGCATACTCAGTTGACGACCAGTACATGAATGGCTTTACATTTATAAAAGAGCCCGGAG
The nucleotide sequence above comes from Thermodesulfovibrionia bacterium. Encoded proteins:
- a CDS encoding DUF4139 domain-containing protein, which translates into the protein MRERIFHRHNILLITLFLVLFISVGSSTVGAIRNDSELKTISTGIDDQVGIALTVYNVNLGLVKDVRELTLDRGIGNLRFMDVASGIIPTSVSIRSLIDANSFNILEQNYEYDLLNPQKLMDKYVGKKVKLFNKNPYTEREDIVDATLLSDNGGVIYQIGDEITFNYPGRVIFPEVPDDLISKPTLVWMFENTLPSKQKVEASYLTNGINWRADYVVTLNDKDDMANLSGWVTIENMSGTTYKDAKLKLVAGDVNRVKDEREYDERMMYAAKAMVSEEQFKEDAFFEYHIYTLQRNSTIKNNQTKQISLVTADDIPVKKEFIFQGAAYYYRTQYGQPLSNQKVGVYVEIANMEKHNLGIPLPKGTIRIYKNDNEGSLQFVGEDSIDHTPKDEKIKVKLGDAFDVVGSRKQTSWEKIAYDTYEAGYEISLRNHKKEDIVVKVVEPVQGDWKMISSSHDYNKTEAFTAEFNIHVPKDKEFKLNYKVRMKF
- a CDS encoding type IV pilus twitching motility protein PilT encodes the protein MAKIDKYFKIVLQNEASDLHLGSGAKPTMRKEGELIAIEDEILLNDILQDMLFEIITAGQKDIFIKRKELDFSFEVPSGPRFRVNYYIGNRGICAAFRIVPVRIPSVKELGLPEHILRFADMSNGLVLVTGPTGCGKSTTLASIIDHINETRKDHIITIEDPIEFAYKNKNCLINQRELGAHTNSFANALRASLREDPDVILVGEMRDLETIELAITAAETGQLVFATLHTPSAAQSVDRIIDVFPEGKQAQIRTMLADTLKGIVAQQLLKRADKTGRIVAVEVLFVNYAVSNLIREGKTYQIPSVMQTSKQEQMQIMDEEIMKYLMHKIINPEEAYLKANNKKLFSPYLTGDSHKGGAQ